AGTGCCAGCTCGCTGAACTACAGTGGTGACCTCAGACCCTCTTGTATCAACAGATCAGCACATCAGTCATGTGCATCGTGCAATTTGAAGTCGTGCTTCCTTAATGTGGCTGAGGACACCATGGGAGTGTTGTTTTGGAGTGCGAGTGTGATGAAGCCGGGGTGTATATTGTACTTCAGTGGCAGTTGGAGACACCAGCAAAAGCCTGGTGGTAGGGTGATGTGTTTTACCTGCAGCATTGCAGGTAATGTGAATGTAGCAAGGGATGTCAgggtgttgggggcggggggggggcttttcCCTTACCTTCTGATTTCCATGCTTTTAAGATATGGGATGGCAGGGGCATGTCCTGACGCAACCTgtacacaattttttttgttttattctgttctattctTCTGCCTATAccacacccatcaccatagtatataAGTAGGCTGGGCAGAATTAAattttgatcttttaaaaataatttcaatggataatatcaatgtttgtattttggcattttattttttatttgtgttgATCTACATTTTCACTCTTCCCCAAAATTattgggtttgtgtgtgtgagagagactagGGGTGTCAAACAATTATTTCATGACAGACACGGAGATTTATGAAATTAAACCTTTTAATCATTAAAATTCAAATTGTCaccatcacatgtcaaaatacacaaagtcaATATCCTTAAATCACATTCCAATatgttctcaaacagcatttttcttactttgcctgtttgTAAACTTTGATTGTTGTTGAGAGAACTGTTTTTTCACCAGCTTATGCGTACAGTGAAATCGATGATCACCGAagcttactgaaaaaaaaaatataatcctTTCAAGTTTTCATATGAGCAGCTTCTAGCAATGCATGGAACAATGTGACAAGTAAGTATTTGGTTCTTTGATTTTTCTCTCCATCTCCTCAGGGAAAACATTTTATGCATATAATATTTTTACGTATTTGTGTGTCTAGCTCATtttaacctaaaaaaaaaaaaaaaaggagttagGTAGAATTTTTGGAACTCTGGAAAGTAATATATTTCCCAAGAGCTGTCCTCAGGGCCTCCTTcacctctttgtttctcaggctgtataTGAGAGGATTGGCCAGGGGAGTTAGGACGGTGTAGAAGACAGAGAACACTTTGCTGAGGTCTTTCAGCGTATTGGTTGTTGTAAACAGATAGATAACAATTATGGTCCTGTAGAAAAGTGTCACCACGATGAGGTGAGATGAACACGTGGAAAAGGCTTTTTTCCTCCCTGTGGTGGACGGGATGCTCAGGATAGTGGAGATGATATAAATGTAGGATGTCACAGTTAAGAGAAATGGGATCAGAGAGAAAATCACGGACAGCATAAAAGACACAACTTTCATCAGTTGAACGTCACTGCACGTGAGTTTCATCATTGGGAcaaaatcacaaaagaaatggtcaatttcattGGGACCGCAGAAAATTAACTGACACATTGATGACGTTGATACAATACCAGAGAGGAATCCGCTTATCCAAGACGCTGCTGCTAGCCAGAGACAGGATCTGCCATTCATAAGGGCTGAATAGTGCAGGGGTTTACATATCGCTAAACACCGATCGTAAGACATCGCTGCTAGGAGATAGCATTCTGAGCAtgccagaaaaacaaaaaaagtaatattGTGTGAGGCAGCCACTGAATGAGATGATTCTGTCCCCggtcaggagactggccagcacTTTGGGCAGGATGGTCgaggtgtagcaggtctccaagcaggacaagttccccaggaagaagtacatgggggtgtgaaggtgctgatcagcCACAACTAGCGCAACCATGAGGATGTTCCCAGCCATGGTCACAATGTAGATCACTAgaaacagcaggaagagaaggatCTGCAGCTCGGGGAGACCCCCAAACCCCAGGAGGATGAATTCTGTAACAAATGTTTGGTTTTCCCATTCTGTGTTTGCCATTGAGCATAGCTGCTGCAATGGAAAGAAACCCAAAATATAATTAGTGTTGAACTTTAATGAAGTGTCAtaaatttaaattcaaaatggtTCAAACTCTTGCTTTCCCCACTGGTCATTGACCCAACTGTGTCTTGAAGCTGAAGAGGAGGAGTTGGTTTTCATGCCATGAAGGCTAGTGACTCAAATGCGAAATTGATACATATACATGGAGCTCAGATGTAGGTTATGCCATGTGGAAAGATAATTTATTAGATTCCAAACAGGTCTTTGCCTAGATTGAAAATTTAAGTGGGTGAGTGGTAACCTAAGTTCATTTCAACTAGGGctctcaagcgattaaaaaattaattgtgattaatctcaTGATTAAGCACACTGTTaaccaataatagaataccatttatttaaatattttggatgttttccatattttaaaatatattgatttcaatgataacacagaatacaaagtgtactgtgctcactttatatttatttttttacaaatatttgcactgtaaaaaacaaaagaaatagtacttttcaattcatctaacacaagtactgtagtgcaatctctttatcatgaaagttgaacttagaaaggtagaattatgtacaaaaatgactgcattcaaaaataaaacaatgtaaaactatagagcctacaagtccagtcagtcctacttcttgtccagccaattgctcagacaaacaagtttgtttccatttgcaggagataatgctgccagcttcttattcacaatgtcacctgaaagtaagaacaggtgttcacatggcactgttgtacctggtatcgcaagatatttacatgccagatgcgctaaggattcatatgtcctttcatgcttcaacatgcgtccatgctgatgacgggttctgctcaataaaaATCCATAGCAATGCAGACTGATGCTGGTTAATTTTCATCAtgtgagtcaaatgccaccagcagaaggttgattttttatttatttatttatttattggtggtGGTTcgtgttctgtagtttccgcatcagagtgtttctcttttaggacttctgaaagcatgctcaacACCTCATCCATCTTAGGTTTTTGAAGACACTTCAGATACTTAAGCCTTGgcttgagtgctgtagctatctttagaaatttcacattggtaccttctttgcattttgtcaaatctgcaatgaaagtgttcttaaaatgaaaaacatgtgttggatcatcatctgagactactataacatgaaatatatggcagaatatggataaaatagagccggagacatacaattctcccctgaggagttcagtcacaaatttaattaccacattcttttttttaacgagcatcatcagcatggaagcatgtcctctggaatgtcgGCTGAAGCATGTAGGGGCTACGAATGTTTAGGATATCTGGCATGTAGATACCTTGCAATGTCCCATGCAAATGTccattctcactttctggtgacattgtaaataagaagtggacagcattatctcccgtaaatgtgaacaaacctgtttgtcttaacgactggctgaatgagaagtaggactgaacgGACTTGTAGGTTCttcagttttgcattgttttggttttgagtgtagttatgtaacaacatctacatttgtaagttgcacttccatgatggagatcgcactacagtacttgtatgaggtgaattgaaaaatactgtttcttttatcatttttacagtgcaaatatttgtaataaaaataatataataatataaagtgaacagtgtacactttatattctgtgttataattgaaatcaatatatttgaaaatgcagaaaaacatccaaaatatttaataaatttcaattggtattctattgtttaacagtgcaattaaaactgcgattaattacgattaactgtgattaatcaacagccttaATTTCAACCAGCAAGCAtagaaaatctgatttttagTGAAAGACTTGAGAAACTCAGTGAATTAGCATATGAAAGAAAGTACCTATAAGGGGAGATGATTTCTGATGGTtgaaggctctttaatctagcagagaaaggcagggcAAGATACAATGGCTGGAATCTAAAACTCAATTAATCAGGCTAGGAATAGGGTGTAGCTGGGAGGGTCATTCAGTTTTGGAAATCCAGGAATCTGGGAAGTGACATGTGACTCAGTAGGCTTCTCAAGTCTGTCCATTTCTCCTGAGAtgggagtttgtttgtttttaaatttgatttacaTCATATAAGGAATAAAAGATCAAGACAGAAAAGGCATTTTACATACCACCTAGGATGGGATTGTTTCCTGTTGCAAATGTATTAGTGGTCTGTCCATGTTAGCTTTAAATATGACAAGCAAGTAGCTTCCACCTCTCCCCTTGGAGATTATTTCTCAGGCTAGTATTGTAGATCTCTGTAAGTTTTTTTTCTGACCTTTATTCCTAAAATTATGCTTTTTAGTCTGCTGGTTAATTCCTCTTTGCACCCTGGCCAGGAGCGTcccttactctgtgtttgtagtTTGCCCAGCACAATGGTGCAGCATTCTTTGTTGGCTTCTAGGCACTAATGTAATAGGAATAATAAGAAATGTATACACTGCTATCAGGTCTCTTCTTGTCAAGATTTGTTGAGAACCTGGTCTAGCTGAATCCTGCACCTTAACTCCAAAACTTCCTAATTCTCAGGGTAAAATAGCTCTTTTAATCTTGTTTGTTTTAGACATGAATTTGacagaatccagatcttctgaatTTCATGGCAGAAGCTTACCACCCTTTCTTCttgttacataagaatggccacacccTATCAGACCAATGGtacacctagcccagtatcctgtccatGGCTGGCACTagatgcttcagtgggaatgaacgGAAAAGaacaattttgagtgatccatcccttgtcgtccagtcacagcttctggaagtcagagggtTAGAGATGGTTGAGTgcctgaccagcttggctaatggccattgatggatctatcctccattagctaattgttttttttaacccagttatacttttggccttcacaaaatcccctggcaatgagttccacagtctgactgtgcgttgtgtgaaaaaatacttccttatgtatgtttttttaaacttactgccTGTTGAACTGAAAAGAATTCTGTTTCTGGCCCTTCTATCTACTGAGGTAGAACATGTGAAAACTCAGAACACTAGAAGATCCCTTAGCTTAAAACCCTGACCCAACATTTATCGTAAAGTTGCTACAATGGGTGTCTTGTGCATGGTCTGAGACAAATGTGAGGAGTGCATCCAGATGTGACTCATCTGTGAGTCTggctaaatatttaaaaagtttggTTCAATAGAAATGAGTTTCTGAGCCTTAAAGTAGGCTGATGTTGGGAAAACAGGACAGCAAGTCACCAACAGTATGAAGAACTATTGGAAAGTGCACAAGaatttctgtgtgtttgtgtttccTTTGGGGGGGGAAATATTGAAATGCTCTTATCAGCTGACAAGAGCACATTTCAGTTCTAACATTCCCcaggaaatgtatttaaaatttagGGCCTTTGTGCATCTAGCTCTTTTatgtccctttgaaaatcccagcctatagATTGGTGTAGTAGGCAGGAGAAGTGTGTGCCAGCCAGTAACAATAATAGTAACATGCTGGATGTTTTCtctaaggctatgtttacacagcacaccttacagtggtacagctgtgccgctctaGCCGCACCATTGTAAGGTGCACTGTGTAGCCGCTCTTTATTGCCTGGAGAGAGGTCTCCTGGTggtaaaataaaaccacctccaacgaGGCGTGGtagctttgggggggggggggggtcctaaaACTTCTATcattcaggggggtgttttttcacacccctgaacaacaaaagttttagtgccaaaagtgccagtgtagacaaaaagTCTCTTTCCTGCTGTTTACGTCTCCAGCAGTGCAGATGTGTGTCGGGAATCACTGTGGGTTGAGCATGAGTCCTTATTGTCTCCAAGTGTGCTCGTAAGGTTGGATCTCCGCTCATCCAAATGTTAGAAAGAAGATTCTTTACATTTCAAGAAggaaaactggctctgtggttaGTTCAAGGCATAGACCTGGGTTCAAGCTAAGCGAGAACTAAGGGAGTCTTCTAACTGCATAAATACTTGCGTATGGAAACAGGAGTAAAGGAATGATATGAAGAAAAGAGACATTTGGCTGAGACTCAGGAGGCGCTTTACATTCAAAATCAGCTGTGGAATCATCTCCATGGAGGCCACCTCACTACGTTCTTAGGTACTTGTATGATGCCCCATAACTGTGGCATCTGAACATCTCGGTCTCTAATacttattctcacaacacctgTAGGCAGTAGGGTACAGCTATTAtacctgttttacagatgtggaaccgAGAGACAGAGGCtaaacaacttgcccaaggtcaaagaggaaatctgtggtagagaaggcAATTGAACCCGGGCTATCCAAGTCCTGGGTTAGTGTTGTAACCACGAGACCATCCTCTTCTGGCCATGGAAGGGTGAAGAGAATGAACCTGTGCTAGCAGAGTGGTGGGTGACCGGACCCCAAAGCCTCCATGGTCTGAGACTGTTCCAGGCTCCACCGCAGACATATTATGTGgctgtttgcaaaatatttcacctttctgtgactcagtttccccaatctTTTATCTTATTatcttttaataataaaacacTGACTTCTTCTGAATCTGGATTCATTTGGCAAAGAGACCTGCCTCTCCCTGAACGGATGAGCAAGTGTCACAGTCTCACTTAGACAGAGCGGGCAGGGCACACTCCATGCTGTTCACATGCCTCCTCATATTAGTATCCTTCACAGGAGAAGTCGGCATTTACCCTGGTTTCAGATCAGATGGCCATTCTAAACCTCGGAGTCTGGGGAGTTACTCCTGTGTTGTACTTTGCCTGACTGTAgtgcaggctgggattttcaaagggcccAGTTTGATCTTTTCTGGCCTTTACTAAACAGCACCTCTCTTGGTATATCTGTTCAGCTGTTTTGCTAAGGGAGATTGGAGCCCATTGAAATGAGATTTGGACACCTAACTCCAAGAGACTGTATTGAAAAACCCCAACCTAAAGTATTAAGGTTTCttgcttttagtttttatttatgcAAGCTGCCACATCTTAGGTTATTAGAGACAAagtgggggaggtgatatcttttactggaccagtttctgttgctgagagagagacaagcttttggtctgacacagagctcttcttcaggactgggaaatGGACTTGGTGTCACTGTGAAGTTCAAtgtggaacaggttgtttagctCTGGGTTAAGTGGCCCTATGACTTAGTGGAGGTAGTCAAGAGAAAAGATTTACCCCGGGCAGTGCTGGCAACAAGACTTTGGAAACACAAAATTATGCCTTATTAGAATTTCTCAGGATACCATAATTATTATTCCTCGATCTGtaccaccttgtatttagctgtgactctcGGAGTACTTTACCCAgaccggaagaagagctctgtgtggctcaaaagcttggctctctcgccaacagaagttggtccaataaaagatatcacctcacccactttgtctccctaatatccagcaccgacacagctacaacaacacggTATACATTTTAGGGtagatattagaaaaagctttccagctctaagggtagttaagcactggaataaattgcctagggaagttgccAATCCCAGTcgctggaggcttttaagaacaggttggacaaacacctgtcagggatggtctaggttgcCTGAGTGCAGatgactggactagaggaccttccagtcctacatttttcAGATTCTTTCTTTTCCTGAAGGAAGCTGATTTtccaacttttgtgtgtgtgcctgagGTTGGGGGGATGCAAGTGAAGATTATCTCATTTGTTTCTATTGTAAAACAAAGCTGAAAATAGTTGTCCCACTTTAGCCAAATCAACTAACCCAACAGCAATTTCATCCCCATTCCACTTAGTTTCCTGAATCAAAGTGTCCGGAATGGATATGTTCTCTTCACAtccaggagcagagagaaaacCTTTCTGTCTACAGTGAATCACTTAGCTAAAATTTTAGTATATAATCTAACCATACAAATCCTATAGTTCAGGCTCTCCAAGAAGAGAGCTTAGCTAACTCTTCAGGATCCTGAACCTCTAGAATTAAAATAGTCCTATTTTCCTTAAAATATTCCAGGATTTGcatatttaaaaaccaaagattatttttttataataataTGAGAATCTAAATTTAAAAGGTCTGATAAATCATTAACCGTACCCCTTATAAGGACCCAGGGCACTAATTCTACAAATGGCTTGCAAAGTCTCTCTAACTTCATCAGTAAATATCGGATTTATCAATAAATTATTATTGGCCCGTTCCTCTGCTGGAGGACATCCTGCTGTACTACCATGGCTGATTTTATCTAATATCTCCACATAATCCTATTCAATCTCATTAAAGGGGATTCAACATTTATCTTTATCTGGTTCACCCATAATAATCTGTGCTAATCTCTTCCTATCCTTGTGAAATACCGTCTAATCAAATTTATATCTAGCTTTCTTAGTGGCATATCTCCTAACTGAAACTGTTTGATTCTTCCTATCCATTCTATTTCTTGTACCTCTTGCCTCATTCTCAATAGCTATATCCTGCTTCTCCACTTGTTCAATTTCACAGGCATCCATCAATGACTTACATGTTTCTTCTCTTATACCCCATCCAACTGATGCAGTTTGATATTCTTAACTGCTGTTCTGTCTCATCTAAACTATGTAAGATTTGTGCAGCATTTCTTCCCTGCCTACACAATTTGGACACCCTGTAACTATTGAATGTTCTTTTAAAAGGCTGTATCTTCTTCTCACAAGGGGCTGGAACTTCTAACCAGCTCCCTCGCAACCCAGAACAACCATTGCTATATCTTCCCTAACCCTCTTTTTCGTCAAATCTCTCCTCTTATCTGACATTTGCTTATTAGTTTTGGTCTTCAATTCATTTTCAATGCACTTACTAATATTCTTCATCCCAGCGTATTTAACCTTTAGCTGAGATAAGAGTTCAATTTCCTGATCTGTCCACACATGAAAATGAATAACATTTCCCCGCACCCTAACTTCTTTCCTTTGCTCATTCCTTGCTGCTGGATGCCTATGCCGAGCATGTTGACTTAAAGCAGacttgttgtcaaggttccttccccactctgaactctagggtacagatgtggggacctgcatgaaaggccccctaagcttattcttaccagcttaggttaaaaacttcctcaaggtacaaactttgccttgtccttgaaccctatgctgccaccaccaagcgtgttaaacaaagaacagggaaagagtccacttggagacatcttccccccccccccccaaatatccccccaagccctacaccccctttcctggggaaggcttgataaaaatcctcaccaatttgcagaggtgaacacagacccaaacccttggatcttaagaacaatgaaaaagcaatcaggttcttaaaagagaattttaatgaaagaaaaagtaaaagaatcacctctgtaaaaatcaggatggtaaataccttacagggtaatcagattcaaaacatagagaatcatagaatcatagaatatcagggttggaagggacctcaggaggtcatctagtccaaccccctgctcaaagcaggaccgacccccaattaaatcatcccagccagggctttgtcaagcctgaccttaaaaacttctaaggaaggagattccaccacctccttagggaacgcattccagtgtttcaccacccttgtagtgaaaaagtttttcctaatatccaacctaaccccccccgcactgcaacttgagaccattactccttgtcctgtcatctgctaccactgagaatagtctagatccatcctctttggaaccacctttcaggtagttgaaagcagctatcctcattcttctcttctgtagattaaacaatcccagtttcctcagcctctcctcataagtcatgtgttccagtcccctaatcatttttgttgccctctgctggatgtcttccagtttttccacatccttcttgtaatgtggggcccaaaactggacacagtactccagatgaggcctcaccgatgtcgaatagaggggaacaatcacgtccctccatctactggcaatgctcctacttatacatcccaaaatgtgattggccttcttggcaacaagggcacactactgactcatatccagcttctcgtccactgtaacccctaagtccttttctgcagaactgctgcctagccattcggtctctagtctgtagcagtgcatcgGATTCTtgcgtcctaaatgcaggactctgcacttgtccttgttgaacctcatcagatttcttttagctcaatcctctaatttgtctaggtccctctgtatcctatccctaccctccagcttatctaccactcctcccagtttagtgtcatctgcaaacttgctgagggtgcaatccacaccatccttcagatcatttatgaagatattgaacaaaaccggccccaggaccgacccttggggcactccacttgataccggctgccaactagacatggagccatggatcactacccattgagcccaacaatctagccaactttctacccaccttatagtgcattcatccagcccatacttctttaacttgctgacaagaatactgtgggagaccgtgtcaaaagctttgctaaagtcaaggaacaacacatccactgctttcccttcatccacagaaccagttatctcgtcatagaaggcaattagattagtcaggcatgacttgcccttggtgaatccatgctgactgttcgtgatcactttcctctcatctaagtgcttcagaatttatTCCctgaggagctgctccatgatttttccagggactgaggtgaggctgactggcctgtagttcccagggtcctccttctttccttttttaaagatgggcactacattagcctttttccagtcgtccaggacttcccccgatcgccatgagttttcaaagataatggccaatggctctgcaatcacatccgccaactcctttagcactctcggatgcagcgcatccggccccatggacttgtgcacgtccagcttttctaaatagtcccgaaccacttctttctccacagagggctggtcaccttctccccatgctgtgctgcccagtgcagtagtctgggagctgaccttgttcgtgaagacagaggtaaaaaaagcattgagtatattagctttttctacatcctcttcactaggttgcctccctcattcagtaaggcaaaaccttaagttacaaaaagacacaaaaacaggaatatacattccatccagcacagcttattttaccagccatttaacaaaaggaaatctaacacatttctagctagattacttactaacttaacagaagttctgaagagcattcctgacctgttcccggcaaaagcatcacacagacagacagaccctttgtcctccccccctccagctttgaaagtattttatctcctcattggtcattttggtcagatgccagcaaggttatcttaccttcttaaccctttacagttgaaggggttttgtctctggccaggaggaattttatagttctgtatacagaaaggtggttacccttccctttatatttatgacacctattATGTAAAGCAGACTCACAGAACAAATGGGAAACCCCTTTCCAAATGGGCTGCCTCTTTAGGTACGGACATGGGGTAGTGGCCTGTGATGTAATGAAAATGGGAATGCTTGCCACATTTCTGACATACAACTCTAACAGCCATGCATTTGTGAACAACATTAATGTGTTTAGCCTGTCTAACGAAGGTTGCTAACACCTGAGGACATATTGAGAATTATGGCACTCTAAGGGATATTCTAAATAAAATATCCCATCATTTTGCACACTGCTATTTTGTCTCTAATCTGGAATATTAAAATCAGTGTGCAAAATAGTATCAAAACATCCAGTCTCAATAAAATATGGATTTTCAAATTAATCCAAATGCTTATAAAAACTAGGTTTAAAGTTATCCTCTTCTAAATTGCTAAAAAGGCTATTAGTAAAAACcaaccataaaaatgttaaataaacatCCCTCACCTATCCAGCCTTATTCCTTCAATACAGCATCATCTCCCCAGAGGAGATCACATGTATCCTCTTTGCGAGTCACCCACACACATAATAATTCCTCACGATAGGTCCCACAACCTGAATTAGTCCCTTCACACATTTAACACTGCTAGCTGGGGCATCAAAGCCATCAGTGGAGGCATTCTTAACCCGGTCCAGCACCACTCCACTATTAATCTCAAAATTCAGATTCTCCATAATTGAGAGAGAGAATCCTTCCCAGTGGGAATCTATCCCTTAGCAGGGGTAGGCTACCCTTAAAAACTGGCAGGGAGACCAGTTTTTGATGGGGCAGCCCACCCCAACCCTTCTGTAATAGGCAAATGATGCCCCTCATGGCTTGGTTTGCGCCATTCTCTTCCTCACCAAGGACCCAGTCCACCCCCTCCCTCGGGTTCCTAGAGGGAGGGGACACAACCTCTTCATACTCTCCGGACTTTACAACTGAACAGGATCCAGAGATGCAAAAATGGCCTTAAAAGAGTCTTAGAGGCAAGGGTTGTTACCTtagagaggagagggagaagaggggacatgataaaagtctGCACAATAATGATTTCCAGAAGGTAGAATGAGGAACTTCTATTTTCCCTGTCCGTCACTGCAAGAGCCAGGGGGACATAcgatgaaattaaaaggtgggaaaCTTTAAACCTATAAAATGAGATACGTGTTCACATAATGCGTTAAGGTGTGGCACTCACTGTGGTGCCAGCTCCTGCCGAGGTCCCCCGTCTCAGCGGAATACTGACAGATGCACGACTGGAATCAGTCGTGCTCCCTTGTGGGCTAGTATTGATAAAATGGCTAGTAGCATGAGAAGGAAGTGTTGAGCGTTTGGAGTCAACGCTTGTCAGTGGCTGTCAGCATTAATCTCCCTTGGAATGCCTGTTCCATATGGTAATTTAACCTCTGAGCAGTTGTAGTGAGTTTCTGTGAGTATGAATCACTGTGCAGCAGAGTGAGGTGAATGGGTGTGCGGAGCTGCTCTTCCACAGATCTTGTTAAGCCTCTCCTGAAAAAGGAGACCAGTCAATACCAGGTGGGCCAGGGGTGGATCTTACAACTGGAAACTCCCTACATCTGCATTGAGAAACCATCAACAAAAGGATGAAACTCTT
This portion of the Chelonia mydas isolate rCheMyd1 chromosome 13, rCheMyd1.pri.v2, whole genome shotgun sequence genome encodes:
- the LOC102930860 gene encoding LOW QUALITY PROTEIN: olfactory receptor 10A7 (The sequence of the model RefSeq protein was modified relative to this genomic sequence to represent the inferred CDS: deleted 1 base in 1 codon), which gives rise to MANTEWENQTFVTEFILLGFGGLPELQILLFLLFLVIYIVTMAGNILMVALVVADQHLHTPMYFFLGNLSCLETCYTSTILPKVLASLLTGDRIISFSGCLTQYYFFCFSGCSECYLLAAMSYDRCLAICKPLHYSALMNGRSCLWLAAASWISGFLSGIVSTSSMCQLIFCGPNEIDHFFCDFVPMMKLTCSDVQLMKVVSFMLSVIFSLIPFLLTVTSYIYIISTILSIPSTTGRKKAFSTCSSHLIVVTLFYRTIIVIYLFTTTNTLKDLSKVFSVFYTVLTPLANPLIYSLRNKEVKEALRTALGKYITFQSSKNST